The Gossypium hirsutum isolate 1008001.06 chromosome D02, Gossypium_hirsutum_v2.1, whole genome shotgun sequence region AAATCATGCTTTTCATCACCCATTATAgaatcatatatcaaaatatcacaaGCATATATACAATGGAACATACCTCCATATTAAGATCTAGTTATAAGCAAACACACGCAAGCATTGACATCTATCTCAAGCCATTTTcgatggctatatatatacaatttcaaaaccagtatatcaaaactagcctgtacatgccacataaccaaaactcAAAGCATTTATTTACCGAAACgaaaactggatagtgtgatgtggtcTCCTATGACTTCCAATCTGAGCAAGTCTCcgaaactctataaacataggaaaaataCACAAAgcaagctttgaaagcttagtaagccataagcaaataattcatcacagtaacatatataattcaattcgaaTAGACTGaatttagttaatctcatacacatatacaacCACTTTTCTCATATAATCCATATTGTCACATTACACAACTTCACTTACCTTATTtatcaatgaacatataaaccatgctttaaaattcaaccatttcaatatcatttatcaattcaaatttcaaattaactatCATACATCAAAGTCATATTACACATGATTCATAATTCCACTGTTCGAACCATATATACTCCTCATTCAAATATATCACATTCGATCATACAAAACATATAACCAACAAATCAAAACATGCTTATTTAACTCtttcacatatacataacatatttaataatttaaccttatcaataacatttatctaatcaTCTTTCAAACCAAAATAGCATACCTCAAAaccatgtttcatgtttcataaaTCTCATGTTCGAAACATAGGACCACAATTTCATGGTATTCGAACTCTTGAATATAATTAAgcttattttattacaatttcaTATAACAAGCATGTGTATCACAATGTTCATTTTTatacattcatttcattcattgtcatgtatttcacatattGTCATTTGAAACATACTCACTTTTCATTCTTGAATATCATATACACTTCGTACGTACCTAAATCGGATATACtttcacatagtcattcatttctCGATATTTCtcgttgaaccgtttggaattagtaaggatactcggatagcttaGAATCTcttacaatgccaatgtcccagacgtggtcttacatgtaatcaaatatcgatgccactgttccagacagggtcttacacgaaatcgtatatgatgccaatgttccaaacatggtcttacacgtaaatctcaaatcgatgccaacgtcccagacgtggtcttacacgataactcatatcggaatcctatgtcatgacatatgtatcccaactattcctatggttcatacgggactttcgaACGTCGTAATTCGATCAATTTAAGCTTAATACTAGTCACACCATGCTTATATTAATTCGACAATATGtcaaatatatacataccaattcggtaacatttaaaacatatacatttgaatttaacaacatttatttacttatgaacttacctcgtatggacaCGAACGAACTGGACGACTATtcgaaaatttttgatttttccccgatccaaatctaatCTCCTATTTTCTTGATCTCAATTTGAGCTTCAAAGTGTCGAATCTttaaagctttcaaatggttctTTTTCCCTtcaatattcggccaaaagataAACATGCATGGCCATttcctattttgttttattttaattacattttattatccatttactaatataaccttaatgatttaataataaaactatataaTGCATGCCATTACCATCCATTCATGTATTCAATGgctaaatttcattttaaggactccacaattaattaatcaaagcaattaagcactttaacaattagaatgccacttttacaatttacgggattaagtcctttttacaaaatcgagcacacaaacgataaaattttcacacaaaaattttcacacatataaattaacatgctgtagacaccaaaaataatattaaaatatttttctgactcggatttgtagtcccaaaaccactgtccGACTAGAGTCTAAACCAAGTTgttcagtatgctcacacggcctagcacatgggtgtgtaacttggccgtgtgacccaagtcaatatatTCACACGGGCACgaacacgggctgagacatgaccatgtgtccctattcCGAATGTCCACACAACCTGAGACAAGGGCGTGTCTCCTGACCGTGggagtcacacagccgtgtgatccctgcagtgttgaaaattttaaatatttctgaaaaaaattttaagttttcgatttagtcccaatttaTTTCTGATGCGtaatttgggccttgagggctcgtataagggacgatatgtatgattttaattggtttttgacatgaatgctatatgatatgaaatgtttgcattttctatttgtttgatttataaactttggtaatgctctgtaaccatGTTCTGGCGACGAATtcgattaggggtgttacatgaacaacaaaatatttaaataagaaAGACATAGTTGTTTGATTTGTATAACTTTAAGAAAATATTCAGCAGTATGTACGTTGATACTAGTGTTCAATAAGGAGGAGATGATGGTGATGACTATAAGAACGATTCACCTGTGACAAACAAAGAGCCGGGAAAATTGAGGGAGGAGAAGGCTAGAGAGGGCTAAGCAGGTGAAAGGCTGAAGTGAGGAGGAGAGAAGAGATCCTTCATACATCGTGtgttgatgtatatatatagtggAAGGTCCTCTTGTCTGATAGTGCTATGTCACCAACAATACAGATCATGGCATGCTCCTATGGTCGACTAAGTGACAGGTTGGTTACATGTCAGTTGTCTTCAAGCATAGTATGTGTGGTCCTACTCTAACATTCATTTTGCTGAGACAGTACAAGGTTGTTATGTCTCAATGATCCCCATGGACAATCTGTAGTGAGTGGCCAATAGCAAGTGATCGAAAGCGCTTGACCGAACTTTGGGTGGTATGAGGCATGCAGGTGACCGATCACTACTGATGGTACAAGACAAAGGGACATTCGTGGATTCCCTCTAAATTGCTTCCCGTGTTGCAATGTGTCTGAAATAGGGTAAAGGCATAACAATATAAAATGAAATAGTAGAGCGCAGATTTATACAgagttaatatattttttagtgcTTATATTTTGTTCCAATGTTTAATTTCGTATCTAAGTTATTTACTCCAATTTGGAATCTGAGTTTggttttaatattcaaattggtacttgaatgtttttaaattaatatttgaattttcttttatccCATACAAATACCTATATTTGATTTCAATGTTAAATTTGATacctaaatttttcttttatccCAATTAATAACCTATAACTTTTTCACTTAAAGTACACACGTAAAATATCTATTTGAACACATGATGTTGATTTAGGATACCAAATTAGGTTAAAAAGCTAGGGTATCACATTAAGATTGAAAGatacaataatatattaaaccattcaaatatGCATTGGATTGTTCCATGAGCCcaacttttatttccttttacTCGAAGCTTATActacaaaattatatatatttttataatcatataaaattttaattgataatagTAATTCGAGttggaaaattaaaaatatatattataacaatatGTAAAGATCGTATCAGATTGGAGTAAACAcaaatgttaattatttttataattgaatttaattttatttatgccAGCCAGATTGTAATGGAATGTTGTGatatttacaaataaataaagctaTGATGGTCTATAGAAAAATAGAGCAGAATTCAGAAAAGACATAAACAAATAACTACATAAATGATTATTATTATCTTTCATAATAATTCCATAATATTACTAAGAAAATGCCCAATTTTTTGGATTccttttccttattttttatCTTCGAGACtgcaagaagaaaaaaaaagtatttttgagtGATGATCATAGTTTCAAGATCCTTCAAAGCTTTGCTCTTCGTAGTTCTAACTGAGCAATGGTACCCAAGTGCACTTCATCAGGTCCATCAGCGATTCTCAATGTTCTTGCTGATGCCCACAGGTGTGCCAAAACAGTGTCGGATGATACCCCGGCTCCACCATGTACTTGTATTGCCCTGTCCAGTACCTTCAGGGCCATGTTCGGAGCTGCTACCTGCTCCATCCAACATTCAAAAGTTTCTACTATAACAAAGTTCATTTTGAACCTGGATTGACATTTAATATGAACAACTAAAAATATCGGCTACCTTCGCCATTGCAATGGTTCCACGGGCTTTCTTGTTTCCAAGTCGATCGAGCTGGTCAGCCGCTTCAAGAACCAATAACCTAGTCTGCTCTAGTTCTATTCGACACTGCAAGAAGACCAACctcaatttaatcactaaaagGAACATCTCCTTCTCTAACTAACACAAATATCTGTCTATTCAACGTTTATTGAATTACCTTTGCAAAATCCGAAAGAAATGAACCATGTTGGGCAATATATTTTCCAAATGTTTTCCGATTAAGAGCCCTTTCAGCCATTAACTGCATGCCACGCTCAGCAGTGCCAATCAGTCTCATGCAGTGGTGCAGTCTTCCGGGGCCAAGTCTTCCCTTGAAGAATATAAACAGCGCAGATATAAGAATTATAACATACACTAAAGTCAATCACTCGACACCTACATTCTTGAAGATGGGTGGTTATTGCCATTACTAGATAATTTTTTGAACTCGAATATCAAATTTAAAGCAGGCCAAGCaatatgaagtttgagttccTCTATTCAGGTAGATGCAAACCAACCAACTTTTGAGAACCACAGTACATCGAGATGGAATAGTGTGGGAAGTGGGTGAAACTCAAAACAGAATACATATGGCAAACTGTCATCCTTTCAATATAAATGGCAACTTTACCTGGGCAATCTCAAAGCCGCGTCCTTCTCCCAATAGAATATTCTTTGCTGGCACACGAACATTCTCAAAAGAAACTTCAGCGTGTCCATGAGGAGCATCATCAAAGCCAAATACTGTTAGTGGTCTCTTTACGCATATCCCTGGAGTCTTAATGTCCACTAAGATCATGGATTGCTGCTTGTGCTTGGGAGCAGTGAAGTCAGTTTTTCCCTGGATATCGCTCAGAAATTAGATCACCTTCTTTTATCAAATTAGTACTTGCAGTCACGTGTATCACATGTGAATTAAGCGTTTATTAACCAATGAATTCCtataaaattcattatttttaatgttaattaaatttaacattaaaattaaggACGGAGACAAAAATATTGATGTAAATTTTAACTCTTATTTATCAGATAAATTTATTCAATACACATAATTTAGTCACTCGATGCCATTCTAGAAGACTGACCATGAGTATAAGAATTCTGCATCTTGGATCCATAGCTCCACTCGTCCACCACTTGGTCCCATTGATGATATACGAGTCTCCTTGTCTATAAAAGAGTGCATAGACAATGAGATAAACTATGATGAGAGTTGTAATTCAGATAAGAACGTAACGCCATAAAATGTTACATAGTGACTTTCATCATGTTTCTCCAGGGGGTTGAAGTGAAATGACTGGAGTTTAAATCTTCATTCTTTTACCAGTGAATATATAGTTCATATGAAGACTAGAATTTgcttaaaatttactaaaatatgatTCGAGGAACATACCTTTTGATAGAACACTCGATATTGGTTGCATCTGAGGAAGCAACTTGTGGTTCTGTCATTGCAAATGCAGAGCGTATTTTCCCCTCAAGcagtggaacaagccattcgttTAGCTGTTCTTTAGTCCCATATCGCAACAATACAtacaaatggaaaaaaaaaatgtaatggtaAAGCAACACACACTGATTTTGCTGGGTAGGAAGGATAGAAATTGGAgaggaagaaaaaagaagaggaacATATGCCTTTTTCCCTTTCTTTCAATATGCTTGGCAAAAAATGGATAAgtagaaataaaaacaataattttatttccaTCCATTACTTGGATAATTGAAAATGAGAGAATGGAAAATGGAAATTATACTGTCTTATCAGAGTAGgttaaaaactaaataataatgTATAATCTTGTAAATATACGCATTAGTTGAAGCAAGTTGAGAACTACCTTAGTTTATACTAGAAGTAATCCTTACCTCCATATTCCCAGTGTCTGGTGCACCACAATTAAAGATCTGCGGAGCCCAAAGGGAGCGACCCATAATCTCACAAAGGTATCCATATTCAAGGTTTGAGAGGCCCGCACCAAGTAAACGATCATGCGTGCAGTGAGCACTCCCATTAAAAATAAGTTCTTTTGCCCTAGCAGCACTATCAAACTGTACAAAAAACAGTTTCTCAAAAATGTCATATTTCCAAATATACAGTAACATTTTAacagcaaaaatgagtaaaaatagTAATTGGTGTAAAAATAGTTTGAAGCAGAACTCGCAATACATACAGGAATCCATAAGTTCCACAATCCTTCTTTCTTTGCAAGCTCTTTTAACCTCTCCTCCTCTGGATGCACTGTCCAACGTAAATCAGACCTTGCAAGTTTGTTGAATTCATTTTCCAAGGGATAAATGTGAACTTCCATGAACTGAATCAATTTGTTTCTCAATTCCTGAATCTTTTTACTAGGAACAAACCTCCCGCTTCTTTCTGGAAGGCCTTGAGCTTTGTTCTCAGTCCCGTATTGCCTACTACCTCGTGAAACTGGATATAATAGTAAAAAGAACAAAACACTTTAAACAATTGCTTTGGACCAAATACTTCAAAGCCAAATTTATTTGCACATAAAGATGTTAAAACATAAAACAACCAAGATCCTAATGATGTTTCTTATATAATCTCCACGCTGCAGCTACAAGTAGATAACCTTATGACATTCATCACTAGAAGTATGTAAAAAATACTTTGAAACTTTCTCACAATGAATTTCAAACTCCTAAAGGtccagaaagaaagaaaaagaaaaaaagaaggttgAATGACTTAGCTACCAGAGGGGGGTTGCTCTGGAAGCACCGTCTTCTTTGAGATAAAATCCAAAGCAGAATCTACGAGACTCTTAGCATGACGTCCTGCATGTTCTGCACGTTTACCTCCTGATGCATTACCCTGCATTATTAAGATGAGTTAAACATTATATCAATATtgcaatttcaaaattaaagctttTAACATAATGAATTATGATGAAAACCAAACCATTAAATGTCATGGAATACCATTAGCCATCTATTATACACTCCTGTGTAGATAGATGCTCCACGGAACAGGGAAAATGCAACATAGAACTTCCATTCAGAGACAGGCCATGCTTTCCCCTACATAgcaacatttttcatcaaaagcaATGTGTCAGTGAGTTAACAGAACAGTTAccttacagttgcttcacattTATGGGGAACTGAAAGCTAAGCAAATTCATGGCCGAAGAGATGGGGAAAATGGTAATAGAGGGAAATGGGGTGGGGTATGAGAGACACTTAACAATAATTCCCCCATGAAATGAGAAAAGTGTTACAGCTGTACATATTAATCAGGGCCATGTTTGTATGGTTACTTATATGGTTACTTACAGATTCAAGGCAGTATTCTGCCAGAAATTCAGCCTGTGTAGGTATCCCTTCAGGAATCCCAATGATCTCAAAACCTTTAACCAGTTCATCTGAACCAAGCCCTGCTTGTGTAATGTAAGGCTGCCAATAGAGTTATGGTAAGCTTAGGTAATCAAAAGCTAAGAAGGTCTAATATGACTCGGTGCCCCTTTGTCCTATATTACAAAGGAGACTTGGTGATCACTGAAAAATGAGGAAAGAAAATGACATATAGAATATAGAAGTACCAGAAAGATATAGGTAATTGTTTTCTTTATGCAAAATGGAAAAGTTGGAAAATTGGCCAAGTACCATGCAGCTGTATGCAACATCACACATTTGGTTTCCAATAGTAGACAGTTCCCAATCAAGAATACCAATGACACGATCCTGCACGTCAGGAGTATCTTATAAGGTATATTAGTTGGAGAATTCAAACATTAGGAATCGCCTGAAATACTACCAAAATTGCATAGCATATTATTGGAGTGCAATTGGACCATAATCAGATCTACATTACATCAAAGAGTATATTGCTTCAATCAAGATAGAATCATACACTTCAGCAATTAAAGATTATGAAGAACCCTACCTCAGTTGGATGAAAAACAACATTATCAACACGGAAATCTCCATGAACTAGGCCTCCTGTTGCACCTGATGCATCTTCTGGAGGAATATTCTTCCGCAACCAATCAACCAGCTCAAACATCTTGGGATATCTCTCAGGTTTTCCCTCGCTAGTTGAAGCAAGGTATTGCTTAAACCATCTCTCTATCTAGAATTAGGAAAAACTACTTGTAAGACCCCATAAGTTCAATTTTCTTAAAAGGTCCAAAGACTTCAAAAACCAACATGATTAGTTAATCTAATTAAGGACCGAGCTTGTACaataaatttccatataaatgCTCTTCGTTCAATCAGTGAGAGCTTATATTACGAAAAGAAGAGTTCAATGACCTGTCTTTTACAATAGTTGTCTCGCCGCCCATAGCTTCCCAAACCAATGGCATCAATATTAGCAGAATGTAACGACGCTAGCACTTTAGCAGTTGCTTGATATATTGCCTGCCTCCTCTCGGGTGGTACACCCTTTTTAAACAGAATTAGTAATAGAACTCAATTCACAACCTCACAAGTCCAAGTAATAACCAAATCATGTCATTGAAAGGAAAATAACCATTCCAAACTTCAACCAGAAATTTAGAACACTGAAATATCATAGTCTTACCGGTAGACTTGGGTCTACAAATATCCGACCTTCCAAGTACTCCATGATGTAAAATGCAGTTCCAATTACAGTTGGATCGTTACACAAACAGAAGACCTTCGGAACTGGCACATTTGTATTATCCCCCAGGGCCTTAAGA contains the following coding sequences:
- the LOC107908524 gene encoding probable acyl-CoA dehydrogenase IBR3 isoform X1 produces the protein MANRTGDLVEAVQEAHKIDVKALFGYASANVPGFPLSPSKFNLSQFGHGQSNPTYLMEVETGSGTVKRYVLRKKPPGKLLQSAHAVEREFQVLKALGDNTNVPVPKVFCLCNDPTVIGTAFYIMEYLEGRIFVDPSLPGVPPERRQAIYQATAKVLASLHSANIDAIGLGSYGRRDNYCKRQIERWFKQYLASTSEGKPERYPKMFELVDWLRKNIPPEDASGATGGLVHGDFRVDNVVFHPTEDRVIGILDWELSTIGNQMCDVAYSCMPYITQAGLGSDELVKGFEIIGIPEGIPTQAEFLAEYCLESGKAWPVSEWKFYVAFSLFRGASIYTGVYNRWLMGNASGGKRAEHAGRHAKSLVDSALDFISKKTVLPEQPPSVSRGSRQYGTENKAQGLPERSGRFVPSKKIQELRNKLIQFMEVHIYPLENEFNKLARSDLRWTVHPEEERLKELAKKEGLWNLWIPFDSAARAKELIFNGSAHCTHDRLLGAGLSNLEYGYLCEIMGRSLWAPQIFNCGAPDTGNMEVLLRYGTKEQLNEWLVPLLEGKIRSAFAMTEPQVASSDATNIECSIKRQGDSYIINGTKWWTSGAMDPRCRILILMGKTDFTAPKHKQQSMILVDIKTPGICVKRPLTVFGFDDAPHGHAEVSFENVRVPAKNILLGEGRGFEIAQGRLGPGRLHHCMRLIGTAERGMQLMAERALNRKTFGKYIAQHGSFLSDFAKCRIELEQTRLLVLEAADQLDRLGNKKARGTIAMAKVAAPNMALKVLDRAIQVHGGAGVSSDTVLAHLWASARTLRIADGPDEVHLGTIAQLELRRAKL
- the LOC107908524 gene encoding probable acyl-CoA dehydrogenase IBR3 isoform X2 translates to MANRTGDLVEAVQEAHKIDVKALFGYASANVPGFPLSPSKFNLSQFGHGQSNPTYLMEVETGSGTVKRYVLRKKPPGKLLQSAHAVEREFQVLKALGDNTNVPVPKVFCLCNDPTVIGTAFYIMEYLEGRIFVDPSLPGVPPERRQAIYQATAKVLASLHSANIDAIGLGSYGRRDNYCKRQIERWFKQYLASTSEGKPERYPKMFELVDWLRKNIPPEDASGATGGLVHGDFRVDNVVFHPTEDRVIGILDWELSTIGNQMCDVAYSCMPYITQAGLGSDELVKGFEIIGIPEGIPTQAEFLAEYCLESGKAWPVSEWKFYVAFSLFRGASIYTGVYNRWLMGNASGGKRAEHAGRHAKSLVDSALDFISKKTVLPEQPPSVSRGSRQYGTENKAQGLPERSGRFVPSKKIQELRNKLIQFMEVHIYPLENEFNKLARSDLRWTVHPEEERLKELAKKEGLWNLWIPFDSAARAKELIFNGSAHCTHDRLLGAGLSNLEYGYLCEIMGRSLWAPQIFNCGAPDTGNMELNEWLVPLLEGKIRSAFAMTEPQVASSDATNIECSIKRQGDSYIINGTKWWTSGAMDPRCRILILMGKTDFTAPKHKQQSMILVDIKTPGICVKRPLTVFGFDDAPHGHAEVSFENVRVPAKNILLGEGRGFEIAQGRLGPGRLHHCMRLIGTAERGMQLMAERALNRKTFGKYIAQHGSFLSDFAKCRIELEQTRLLVLEAADQLDRLGNKKARGTIAMAKVAAPNMALKVLDRAIQVHGGAGVSSDTVLAHLWASARTLRIADGPDEVHLGTIAQLELRRAKL